Proteins from a genomic interval of Prionailurus viverrinus isolate Anna chromosome F2, UM_Priviv_1.0, whole genome shotgun sequence:
- the LOC125156146 gene encoding cytochrome b-c1 complex subunit 7, producing MASRPAVAASSRWLEGIRKWYYNAAGFNKLGLMRDDTIYENDDVKEAIRRLPENLYNDRMFRIKRALDLTMRHQILPKEQWTKYEEDKFYLEPYLKEVIRERKEREEWAKK from the exons ATGGCTAGCCGGCCTGCGG TTGCAGCATCAAGTCGGTGGCTGGAGGGTATTCGAAAATGGTATTATAATGCTGCAGGGTTCAATAAACTGG GACTAATGCGAGATGATACAATATATGAGAATGATGATGTGAAAGAGGCCATAAGAAGGCTTCCTGAGAACCTTTATAATGACAGGATGTTTCGCATTAAGAGAGCACTGGACCTGACCATGAGGCACCAGATCTTGCCTAAAGAGCAGTGGACAAAATATGAGGAG gaTAAGTTCTACCTTGAACCATATCTGAAAGAAGTTATtcgggaaagaaaagaaagagaagaatgggcAAAGAAATAA